The nucleotide sequence CGGAGGTCGCGCTCGGCAAGGCGCTCGATCTGTTCCGGACGACCGGGTTCGCGGCAACCTCGCTTGACGACCTGAGCGCGGCCACGGGCATGAACCGGCCGAGCCTTTACGGCGCGTTCGGCGACAAGCGCGAGCTCTATATCAAGAGCTACCAGCGCTACCGCGACAATGCGCGTGCCCTGATGGGCGACATCTTCCGCAACGACTGGCCGGTGCGGCGGCAGCTCGAGCAGATCTTCGCCTCGGCGCTCGACATCTATCTGTCCGGCGAAGAGGGACCGCGCGGCTGTTTCACGGTGATGACGGCCGGCTCGGAGGCTGTCGCCGATCCAGATATCCGCGCCATGGTGCAGAATGCATTGACGGAGCTCGACAAGGCGTTTGCGCATTGCTTCCGGCGCGCCAAGGAGAAGGGCGAGCTTCCCGATGGCGCCGATCCCGTCGTCCTGGCGCAACTGGCGTCGGCGACGATCCACTCGATCGCGGTGCGCGCCCGGGCGCGGGTGCCGCGGAAGGAGCTGGAGGCGATCGTCGCCGGTGCGATCGACGTGATGCTGGGCGGCAAGTAGCGTCTCAGTATCCTCTCGTGCGATCGACCAGGTTGCGCAGCGGACCGCCGGCCTCGAACGTTCCGATCTGCTCGCCCACATAGCGCGAGATCGCGTCGGCGTCGGTGTCGGCGGCATTGTGCGGCGTGAGCACCACCTTCGGATGGGTCCAGAACGGGCTGTCGGCCGGCAGCGGCTCCTGGCCGAACACATCGAGCGACACGGCGCCGAGCGTGCCGTCGTCGAGGCAGGCGAGAATGTCAGCCTCGTTCTGGAGGCCGCCGCGGCCGGCGTTGATCATGATCGGTGCGCCGAGCGGCGACGTGCGCCGGAGACCAGCGAACATCTTGCGATCGAGGATGCCGCGCGTGTCGGGCGTCAACGGCAGCAGCGACACCAGGATGTCGGTCCGCGCCAGGAAGGCGTCGAGTTGCGCCGCGCCGTGGAAGGTCTCTATGCCTGGGACGCGCTTCTCGCTGCGGCTCCAGCCGGCGACCTGGAATCCGATGCGCTTGAGCACCTCGGCGGCGTCGATCCCCAGCGTGCCCAGCCCGACTATGCCGACATTGATCGCAGCTGCCGGCCATTGATATTTCGGCGCCCAGCGCTTCACCCGCTGCGACTCGCGCAGATACAGCTCCTGGCGATGGTGCATCAGCACGTGCAGCACGACCCATTCGGTCATCCGCTGCGTGAGATCGTCGACCGCGACGCGCACCAGCGGCACGCTCGGCAGGGTCTTGTCGGCCATCAGCGCGTCGACGCCGGCGCCGAGATTGAAGATCACGCGCAGGTTCGGGAAGCCGGCGAGCTCGCCGGGGACCGGCTTCCAGACCGCCGCATAGTGCACGCTGGCCGGATCGAGGCCCGCATCCGGCAGCAGCACGACCGGACG is from Bradyrhizobium sp. ORS 285 and encodes:
- a CDS encoding TetR/AcrR family transcriptional regulator; the protein is MVQKKKGPPQGDPATGKDVAAAEPKRRGRPRAYEPEVALGKALDLFRTTGFAATSLDDLSAATGMNRPSLYGAFGDKRELYIKSYQRYRDNARALMGDIFRNDWPVRRQLEQIFASALDIYLSGEEGPRGCFTVMTAGSEAVADPDIRAMVQNALTELDKAFAHCFRRAKEKGELPDGADPVVLAQLASATIHSIAVRARARVPRKELEAIVAGAIDVMLGGK
- a CDS encoding glyoxylate/hydroxypyruvate reductase A, translating into MTKGALALLIHGGTDNWSPQRWKARFNDVCSDRPVVLLPDAGLDPASVHYAAVWKPVPGELAGFPNLRVIFNLGAGVDALMADKTLPSVPLVRVAVDDLTQRMTEWVVLHVLMHHRQELYLRESQRVKRWAPKYQWPAAAINVGIVGLGTLGIDAAEVLKRIGFQVAGWSRSEKRVPGIETFHGAAQLDAFLARTDILVSLLPLTPDTRGILDRKMFAGLRRTSPLGAPIMINAGRGGLQNEADILACLDDGTLGAVSLDVFGQEPLPADSPFWTHPKVVLTPHNAADTDADAISRYVGEQIGTFEAGGPLRNLVDRTRGY